A genomic region of Salinibacterium sp. NK8237 contains the following coding sequences:
- a CDS encoding GNAT family N-acetyltransferase, with product MTASANREHASIEVRPYTELDAASTLAVFIAAVTQTASADYTVEQTEAWADIDARDLHSWGRAMAARNSFVATIDEEVAGFSDVSATGYIDMMFVAPRFLRRGVARRLLAHAEAVASDSGARVLTADVSITARPFFERFGFVVTAEQHPVKRGVELTNFAMLKPLP from the coding sequence GTGACTGCATCCGCGAATCGTGAGCACGCTTCGATTGAGGTGCGCCCCTATACCGAGCTGGATGCCGCCAGCACGCTGGCCGTCTTCATCGCCGCGGTGACCCAAACGGCATCCGCTGACTACACCGTCGAGCAGACGGAAGCCTGGGCGGATATCGATGCGCGGGACCTGCACTCTTGGGGCCGCGCGATGGCGGCGCGAAACAGTTTTGTCGCGACCATCGATGAAGAGGTCGCAGGGTTCTCCGATGTGAGCGCCACCGGGTACATCGACATGATGTTTGTCGCGCCGCGATTTCTGCGACGTGGGGTTGCGCGGCGGCTCCTCGCTCACGCGGAAGCCGTGGCTTCCGATTCGGGAGCACGCGTGCTGACCGCCGACGTGAGCATCACCGCCAGACCGTTCTTCGAACGTTTCGGATTCGTCGTCACTGCTGAACAGCATCCAGTGAAGCGCGGCGTTGAGCTGACGAACTTCGCGATGCTCAAACCCCTGCCCTAA
- a CDS encoding SRPBCC family protein: MPEGSGVTKILGSVREENGAGVVLVEDVYATNIDDLWSAITVPSRLARWIVTVDGDLTIGGEFSATFTSGWEGSGRVDICESPRHLRITTWSDDDAPGVIDVTLVEEPAGTRLIVEESGLPLDVYHHHGAGWQTHIEDLAAYLEGRETSDWGARATELSTVYREMAAGLN, encoded by the coding sequence ATGCCTGAAGGATCCGGAGTTACCAAAATTCTGGGCAGTGTGCGGGAGGAGAACGGCGCAGGCGTCGTTCTCGTTGAGGACGTCTATGCGACGAACATCGACGACCTGTGGTCCGCGATTACGGTGCCGAGCCGACTCGCGCGTTGGATCGTGACCGTGGATGGCGATCTCACCATTGGTGGAGAGTTCAGCGCCACGTTTACCAGTGGCTGGGAAGGATCCGGCCGCGTTGACATTTGCGAGTCACCCAGACACTTGCGAATAACGACCTGGTCGGATGACGACGCACCCGGCGTGATTGACGTCACGCTGGTTGAGGAACCGGCCGGCACGAGGCTAATCGTCGAGGAGTCTGGCCTGCCGCTCGATGTTTATCATCACCACGGTGCAGGCTGGCAAACCCACATCGAGGATCTCGCCGCCTATCTTGAAGGTCGCGAAACATCGGACTGGGGCGCTCGCGCGACAGAGCTCTCTACTGTCTATCGGGAAATGGCGGCTGGCCTTAACTAA
- a CDS encoding type II toxin-antitoxin system HipA family toxin, producing MASELAVFLHEQRIGTLTRAARGSAEQVRLTWAADYQPGAVRLTESFTTVPGARTDVNLVSRFLGGYGPEGNQREAMASERGIQPNDLFGILREFGGSLAGALTFLPVGDNPASSASYEPLSDAELNRMLKRAVEDHDLGQRDDSRSMIPGFQPKLLLANFGAGWRQPHGSAHSTHIIKPQVSSRPHLIADEYFSHQLTRAMGLSHFESELHTVGRTSYLAIERFDRAVHGETVRLVHQEDCAQALGLDWINASSKFQDKNWPANPQRPSAARIAEAAASLNGENPLSEWLRQLTYRVLVGDNDGHAKNTGILHLPGEDTLTQLYDAVPNLYQAGRIDWTMALAIDGQFDHRRISAERLINEATGWGVMTPRSIEKTVTETFAAFSSALNSTRPPAGISPGLLDGLEWNLSRLIAGDEISEPRR from the coding sequence ATGGCGAGTGAACTCGCAGTATTTCTTCATGAACAGCGCATCGGAACGCTAACTCGGGCCGCACGGGGTTCTGCCGAGCAAGTCCGACTCACATGGGCTGCGGACTATCAGCCCGGTGCAGTGCGCTTAACCGAAAGCTTTACCACCGTCCCCGGCGCTCGAACCGACGTGAACCTGGTGTCACGGTTCCTTGGAGGTTACGGGCCCGAGGGCAACCAGCGCGAAGCGATGGCTTCGGAGCGCGGGATACAACCGAACGATCTTTTCGGCATCCTTCGCGAATTCGGTGGATCGCTCGCCGGCGCCCTGACCTTTCTCCCGGTCGGAGACAATCCCGCGAGCTCGGCATCCTATGAACCGCTGAGCGACGCTGAACTGAACCGGATGCTGAAGAGGGCAGTTGAGGATCACGACCTTGGGCAGCGAGATGACAGCCGCTCGATGATCCCGGGCTTTCAGCCCAAACTTCTGTTGGCGAACTTCGGAGCCGGCTGGCGGCAGCCGCACGGCAGTGCCCACTCCACCCACATCATCAAGCCCCAAGTGTCATCGCGCCCTCATCTGATCGCGGACGAATACTTCAGCCACCAGCTCACCCGCGCCATGGGGCTCTCCCATTTCGAAAGCGAACTCCACACCGTCGGCCGCACCTCCTATCTGGCGATCGAACGCTTTGACCGCGCCGTCCACGGCGAAACTGTCAGGCTCGTTCACCAAGAAGACTGCGCGCAGGCCCTCGGCCTCGACTGGATAAACGCGAGCTCAAAGTTTCAAGACAAGAACTGGCCCGCGAACCCGCAACGCCCCAGCGCAGCGAGGATCGCTGAAGCTGCGGCTAGCTTAAATGGAGAAAACCCGCTCTCGGAGTGGTTGCGCCAGCTCACTTACCGGGTGCTCGTTGGCGACAACGATGGCCACGCAAAGAACACCGGAATCCTTCACCTCCCCGGCGAAGATACCCTCACCCAGCTCTACGACGCGGTGCCCAACCTCTACCAGGCAGGCCGTATCGACTGGACCATGGCCTTAGCGATCGATGGGCAATTCGACCACCGCCGCATCAGTGCCGAACGGCTCATCAATGAAGCCACAGGTTGGGGAGTCATGACGCCGAGATCAATCGAAAAAACGGTCACAGAGACCTTCGCGGCATTCAGCTCAGCGCTCAACAGCACTCGGCCACCCGCCGGCATTTCGCCCGGTCTCCTCGACGGCCTGGAATGGAATCTCAGCCGCCTGATCGCTGGGGATGAGATCAGCGAACCGCGGCGCTAA
- a CDS encoding primary-amine oxidase, whose amino-acid sequence MTITNDKSVLAHHNSTAPQHPLSSLSADEITAIRDIASTVDFFTTTTRFVYVGLEEPAKNEVKAWEAAGGEMPDRQARVMLLDLATGHSSDNIISLGLGAVISTSVLDGSAGQLPILDTEFELVGEIVAQDEGWIAALAKRGVTVNDVEVVPLSSGYYDFPEEEGRRILRIFAFRSDYVGDHVWAHPIDGLAAYVDIAAMKVTRIVDNEVYPIPAEGGNYDDPAVQGPPLDALKPIVITQPEGPSYLVDGEQVEWGNWKFQIGFDMREGLIMRNLSFADQGVDRPIMYRGSISEMVVPYADPQPNRFWQNYFDTGEYLFGRYTNSLALGCDCVGEITYFDAVFADELGSPKVVQNGICMHEEDFGTLWKHTDLFTGASEVRRSRRLVISFFTTVGNYDYGFYWYLYLDGTIECESKLTGILFTSAYPGLQADGSDYPYASEVAPGLGGPNHQHLFSARLDMTVDGVANSVDEIDAVRVPMGPGNEYGNAFTKQVTRIRSEGESGRVANGAASRVWQISSADKVNRTGRPTSYVLYPQESPTLMADESSSIAKRALFTTKHLYVTKYDPSERYAAGDFVHQNPGGDGIAKYIADDASVEAEDVVVWHTFGLTHFPRMEDWPVMPMDYAKFTLKPNGFFGMNPALNIPAPAQENGDHCAHHDSEHGH is encoded by the coding sequence ATGACGATCACGAACGACAAATCAGTCTTGGCCCACCACAATTCGACTGCGCCGCAGCATCCGCTCAGCAGCCTGAGCGCCGACGAGATCACCGCGATTCGCGACATCGCCTCGACGGTGGATTTCTTCACCACGACCACTCGTTTCGTTTATGTCGGCCTCGAGGAGCCCGCCAAGAACGAAGTGAAAGCGTGGGAGGCAGCGGGCGGGGAAATGCCCGACCGCCAAGCACGCGTCATGCTGCTTGATCTCGCAACCGGCCACTCCAGCGACAACATCATCTCGTTGGGGCTCGGAGCCGTCATCTCAACGTCGGTGCTCGACGGATCAGCGGGACAATTGCCTATCCTCGACACAGAATTCGAGCTCGTCGGCGAGATCGTCGCCCAAGACGAAGGCTGGATCGCGGCTCTTGCGAAGCGCGGCGTCACCGTAAACGACGTCGAAGTTGTGCCGCTCTCCTCCGGCTACTACGACTTTCCCGAAGAGGAGGGTCGCCGCATTCTGCGTATCTTCGCGTTCCGCTCTGACTACGTGGGCGACCACGTGTGGGCGCACCCGATTGACGGTCTCGCCGCCTACGTCGACATTGCCGCGATGAAAGTGACGCGCATTGTCGACAACGAGGTTTATCCGATCCCCGCCGAGGGCGGCAATTACGACGACCCGGCAGTGCAGGGACCACCGCTCGATGCGCTCAAGCCGATTGTCATCACTCAGCCGGAAGGCCCCAGCTATCTCGTCGACGGTGAACAGGTCGAGTGGGGCAACTGGAAATTCCAGATCGGGTTCGACATGCGCGAGGGTCTCATCATGCGCAACCTCAGCTTTGCCGACCAGGGTGTCGACCGCCCAATCATGTATCGCGGGTCGATTAGCGAAATGGTGGTTCCCTACGCCGACCCGCAGCCCAACCGTTTCTGGCAGAACTACTTCGACACCGGCGAGTACCTGTTCGGTCGTTACACGAACTCGCTCGCCCTCGGCTGCGACTGTGTTGGCGAGATCACGTACTTTGACGCGGTCTTCGCCGACGAGCTGGGTTCTCCCAAGGTCGTTCAGAACGGCATCTGCATGCACGAGGAAGACTTCGGCACACTGTGGAAGCACACCGATCTCTTCACAGGCGCCTCGGAAGTTCGGCGCTCTCGTCGACTCGTCATCTCCTTCTTCACCACAGTCGGAAACTACGACTACGGCTTCTACTGGTACCTGTACCTCGACGGCACCATCGAATGCGAATCGAAGCTCACGGGCATCCTCTTCACGTCGGCGTATCCCGGACTGCAAGCGGATGGCTCGGACTACCCCTACGCCTCGGAAGTTGCCCCTGGCCTCGGTGGCCCCAATCACCAGCACCTCTTTTCGGCACGACTCGACATGACCGTCGACGGTGTAGCCAACAGCGTGGATGAGATTGACGCTGTGCGCGTGCCGATGGGGCCGGGCAATGAATACGGCAACGCCTTCACGAAGCAGGTCACGCGCATCCGCTCGGAAGGCGAGTCAGGCCGAGTTGCTAACGGTGCGGCATCGCGTGTCTGGCAGATCTCAAGCGCAGACAAGGTCAACCGCACTGGACGCCCCACGTCGTACGTTCTCTACCCCCAGGAGAGCCCGACCTTGATGGCAGACGAGTCGTCATCGATTGCGAAGCGAGCACTGTTCACGACCAAGCATCTCTACGTGACGAAGTACGACCCAAGCGAACGGTATGCGGCCGGCGACTTCGTGCACCAGAACCCGGGTGGCGACGGCATTGCCAAATACATTGCGGATGACGCCTCGGTTGAAGCCGAAGATGTTGTCGTGTGGCACACCTTCGGTCTCACCCACTTCCCCCGCATGGAAGACTGGCCCGTCATGCCCATGGACTACGCCAAGTTCACCCTCAAGCCCAACGGCTTCTTCGGCATGAACCCGGCACTCAACATCCCCGCCCCGGCCCAAGAAAACGGTGACCACTGCGCCCACCACGATAGCGAGCACGGCCACTAG
- a CDS encoding APC family permease, protein MTATGTPPTATDTLAKPKLSGKLGVAAIVFMVVAAASPLTVVGGAVPLGILIGNGVGFPSMYVISGVVLLLFAVGLSAMARHVPKPGAFFTYVGYGLGRPAGLASAWLAMLTYTAIQVSVHGYVGYILSVTAMSLGGPEIPWWVFSLLVVAVVGVLGYRHIDLSSKVLAVFLVSEVGIVIALVIAVVASGGAEGLTLEPFYPTNIVSGSPGVGLMFAIAAFIGFEATAVFRDEAKDPDRTIPIATYSAVIGVGVFYTVASWAIVMAWGPENVVDVAAQDPGAMILVTVAQYLGVAGEIIVNILLITAMFACVLSFHNVITRYQHSMSNTGVLPERLASVHSKHLSPHLSSLVQTVTAGTLITLFAVLGLDPVVQVFTWFAGVATLAIAILMALTSVAVIVYFASTKSDTRVWNTKLAPVLGLVGLIASAAIIIAYFPIMVGDVNAEGAPVFGAMSVLLLLLIVIAPAVGLVQAVILKRTKPATYESIIDSIDA, encoded by the coding sequence ATGACCGCCACTGGAACACCCCCAACAGCTACAGACACCTTGGCTAAGCCAAAACTCTCCGGAAAGCTCGGAGTCGCCGCGATTGTCTTCATGGTTGTTGCCGCTGCATCACCGCTCACTGTGGTCGGAGGGGCGGTGCCGCTGGGCATCCTCATCGGCAACGGTGTCGGCTTTCCGAGCATGTATGTCATCTCTGGCGTCGTATTGCTGCTCTTCGCTGTCGGCCTCTCTGCCATGGCCCGTCACGTTCCGAAGCCGGGGGCATTCTTCACGTATGTCGGCTACGGCCTTGGCCGCCCGGCTGGGCTGGCGAGTGCGTGGCTTGCGATGCTCACGTACACCGCCATTCAGGTGTCGGTGCACGGCTACGTCGGTTACATCCTCAGCGTGACGGCGATGTCGTTGGGCGGCCCGGAGATTCCGTGGTGGGTTTTCTCGCTCCTCGTCGTTGCCGTTGTCGGTGTGCTCGGCTATCGCCACATCGATCTCTCGTCCAAGGTGCTTGCGGTCTTCCTCGTTTCTGAGGTCGGCATCGTCATCGCGCTCGTGATTGCGGTTGTCGCTTCGGGCGGTGCGGAGGGGCTCACTCTCGAGCCCTTCTACCCGACCAACATCGTCAGCGGTTCGCCGGGCGTCGGCCTCATGTTCGCCATTGCCGCCTTCATCGGCTTCGAAGCGACCGCGGTGTTCCGTGACGAAGCAAAAGACCCTGACCGCACCATCCCCATCGCCACCTACAGCGCCGTCATCGGCGTTGGTGTGTTTTACACGGTCGCCAGCTGGGCGATCGTGATGGCGTGGGGCCCAGAAAATGTGGTGGATGTCGCGGCCCAAGATCCTGGCGCCATGATTCTGGTCACCGTGGCGCAGTACCTCGGTGTCGCGGGCGAGATCATCGTCAACATCCTGCTGATCACGGCAATGTTCGCGTGTGTGCTCTCGTTCCATAACGTCATCACGCGTTACCAGCACTCGATGTCGAACACGGGTGTGCTTCCGGAACGTCTCGCCTCAGTGCACTCCAAGCACCTGTCGCCGCACCTGTCTTCTCTCGTGCAGACCGTAACAGCCGGCACCCTGATCACTCTTTTTGCGGTGCTTGGGCTCGACCCCGTGGTCCAGGTATTCACGTGGTTCGCTGGTGTCGCAACGCTAGCCATCGCGATTCTGATGGCTCTCACGAGTGTCGCGGTCATTGTGTACTTCGCCAGCACGAAGAGCGACACACGAGTGTGGAACACCAAGCTGGCACCTGTGCTGGGCCTGGTAGGTCTCATCGCCAGCGCCGCGATCATCATCGCGTACTTCCCGATCATGGTCGGAGACGTCAATGCCGAGGGAGCCCCCGTCTTCGGCGCAATGAGTGTGCTGCTCCTGCTGCTGATCGTGATCGCTCCCGCCGTCGGTCTGGTTCAGGCAGTCATCCTCAAGCGCACCAAGCCCGCAACCTACGAATCGATTATCGACTCAATCGACGCCTGA
- a CDS encoding helix-turn-helix domain-containing protein yields MPTIGITNFKDLGAVVKVARQAQGIRQEDVAETLGFSRNYLREIESGKPNLFASRLFRTLNKLGIRVTVTYELTRQSSEADEAQSEAGARDGE; encoded by the coding sequence ATGCCCACCATTGGGATCACCAACTTCAAGGACCTCGGCGCCGTCGTGAAGGTTGCACGGCAAGCACAGGGCATCCGCCAAGAGGACGTCGCAGAAACGCTGGGATTCTCGCGCAACTACCTGCGCGAAATCGAATCCGGCAAACCGAACCTCTTCGCGTCGAGGCTGTTCCGCACCCTCAATAAGCTCGGCATCCGCGTCACCGTCACGTACGAACTGACGCGTCAGAGCTCCGAAGCCGACGAGGCCCAGAGCGAGGCCGGAGCACGCGATGGCGAGTGA
- a CDS encoding helix-turn-helix transcriptional regulator — protein sequence MDTMLQAISDESRRTLLARLRLGPTNVTELAALLPIARPGVSRHLRVLREVGLVDVHSEAQHRIYSLRPEPLQELDEWLEEYRALWEHRLDALHTEVARGKKSEVARGKREKRE from the coding sequence ATGGACACGATGCTGCAGGCAATCTCAGACGAAAGCCGACGCACTCTACTCGCCCGACTTCGATTGGGTCCGACGAATGTCACCGAACTCGCAGCGCTTCTTCCGATCGCGCGCCCCGGTGTTTCTCGCCATCTCAGGGTCTTGCGTGAAGTTGGGTTAGTGGATGTTCACAGCGAGGCGCAGCATCGCATCTACTCGCTGCGCCCCGAGCCGCTCCAAGAGCTTGACGAGTGGCTGGAGGAATATCGCGCGCTGTGGGAACACCGCCTCGACGCGCTCCACACTGAGGTCGCACGCGGCAAAAAAAGCGAAGTCGCACGCGGTAAACGAGAGAAAAGGGAATAG
- a CDS encoding APC family permease, which yields MSALERAIAQRHPVHGFSRESPLHGLDRRSIGFVEVLAQSVSAIAPAAAATTMPLLVASIAGSATVFSIATAGLLALLIAFTVNQFTRRMAATGSLYTFVAKGFGTDRAGTTATLATSVGMLIGYSFIAMFALAGGTYYVSIVLARVIPDLIGSPLATGGIMVVLASIVLLVLARGIRLSSRVTLMVETLSVAVLLILIVALLIQIGPHTDWSAVTRQSFAGSTGSFSGIAVGAVLALTAYVGFESSAALGVEVRRPFRNIPRALVWTVLGSLLFYVLAATAQVMGFEVLGADFSQSTSPVNELAEGFGLGSFALVLDIGIAASFLACTIASTTALARVLFSLSRDGILPRRLGSTHPQLHTPLFAIGVSLLAVTVVPLAFVLAGAGIWNTMQLLLVVAAAGYITAYIMVCFAAPAFLNRIGELSIRPLLTALVAGLSLTIAFVTYLAVEVAGERALAVALYVAVMSLGTAVLLLRVRKNPGLALTIGNYDEPTVIDVLGGTTQAKQASD from the coding sequence ATGTCAGCACTTGAACGCGCGATCGCGCAGCGCCACCCGGTTCATGGTTTTAGCCGCGAGTCACCGCTTCACGGCCTCGATCGCCGCAGCATCGGTTTCGTCGAGGTGCTTGCTCAATCGGTATCGGCCATTGCCCCGGCGGCAGCCGCCACCACTATGCCGCTGCTGGTCGCGAGCATCGCGGGATCAGCCACCGTCTTCTCGATCGCTACCGCCGGTCTTCTCGCTCTCCTTATCGCCTTCACCGTCAACCAATTCACGCGCCGCATGGCCGCCACTGGATCGCTCTACACCTTTGTGGCCAAAGGCTTCGGCACTGACCGCGCGGGTACAACCGCGACTCTGGCAACAAGTGTTGGCATGCTCATTGGCTACAGCTTCATCGCAATGTTCGCTTTGGCCGGAGGCACCTACTACGTGTCGATCGTTCTCGCGAGAGTCATTCCGGACCTCATCGGCTCACCGCTCGCGACGGGCGGGATCATGGTGGTGCTGGCCAGCATTGTGCTGCTGGTTCTCGCCCGCGGCATCCGGCTCTCCTCGAGAGTGACGCTCATGGTGGAGACGCTCTCGGTCGCGGTGCTGCTCATCCTTATCGTTGCTCTATTGATTCAGATTGGGCCTCACACGGACTGGTCAGCGGTCACTCGTCAGTCCTTCGCAGGTTCGACTGGGTCGTTTTCTGGAATCGCGGTCGGCGCGGTGTTGGCGCTCACTGCCTATGTTGGTTTCGAAAGTTCAGCCGCTCTGGGCGTCGAGGTGCGACGCCCGTTTAGAAACATCCCGCGCGCACTGGTCTGGACCGTGCTGGGCTCTCTCCTCTTTTACGTACTCGCCGCGACCGCTCAAGTGATGGGCTTCGAGGTGCTCGGAGCCGACTTCAGCCAGAGTACGTCGCCGGTCAACGAATTAGCAGAAGGATTCGGGCTCGGCTCCTTTGCCCTTGTTCTCGATATCGGAATCGCGGCATCGTTTCTCGCTTGCACAATCGCGTCAACCACCGCGCTCGCTCGAGTGCTCTTCTCGCTGAGTCGCGACGGAATTTTGCCGCGCCGGCTCGGCTCCACTCATCCACAACTGCACACACCGCTCTTTGCAATCGGAGTTTCGTTGCTCGCCGTGACCGTCGTGCCGCTGGCATTCGTGCTCGCTGGTGCTGGCATCTGGAACACCATGCAACTTCTACTGGTCGTCGCTGCGGCGGGCTACATTACGGCCTACATCATGGTGTGTTTCGCCGCCCCCGCATTCTTGAACCGCATCGGCGAGCTCAGCATCCGACCGCTGCTCACCGCACTAGTTGCCGGCCTCTCGCTGACCATCGCTTTCGTCACCTACCTCGCCGTTGAAGTAGCCGGAGAACGTGCACTCGCCGTCGCACTCTATGTGGCAGTCATGAGCCTGGGCACCGCCGTTCTGCTGCTGCGAGTTCGCAAGAATCCAGGCCTCGCCCTCACAATCGGCAACTACGACGAACCCACCGTCATCGATGTACTCGGCGGCACCACACAGGCAAAGCAGGCGAGTGACTGA
- a CDS encoding helix-turn-helix domain-containing protein, translated as MTESTPPAVPEATRKRGAVDGLRARQPAAVHSALGVLEAVAQHGAGVSAREISEALDLPRATTYRLLNLLVQDEYLVRTPDLRGFALGSKLEQFGRAVMPTAPPRAAREIINELRGSIRAGVHLVRYDATHIVLSDIDPDFPLSHPERISRELDCSAMGRLLLTELGHDGHPSWAVVRPASSIHAITEHVTRSGYAMQNGELQPGHGCIAVAIRDDHDVLVAGLAVSMPGVRVENPAKIVDSLREAAQGLAPLLS; from the coding sequence GTGACTGAATCGACCCCGCCCGCAGTGCCCGAGGCGACGCGCAAGCGTGGAGCCGTCGATGGCCTGCGCGCACGCCAACCCGCTGCGGTGCACAGCGCGCTGGGGGTTCTTGAGGCGGTAGCCCAACACGGCGCGGGAGTCAGCGCTCGCGAAATCTCCGAAGCTCTCGACCTGCCCCGCGCCACCACCTACCGCCTGCTCAACCTTCTCGTGCAAGACGAATACTTGGTGCGCACCCCCGACCTCCGTGGTTTCGCGCTCGGCAGCAAACTGGAACAGTTTGGCCGCGCAGTGATGCCCACAGCTCCCCCGCGCGCCGCCCGCGAGATCATCAACGAGCTTCGCGGCAGCATCCGGGCCGGTGTTCATCTTGTGCGCTACGACGCCACGCACATCGTGCTCAGCGACATCGATCCAGACTTTCCACTCAGCCACCCCGAACGCATCAGCAGAGAGCTCGACTGCTCAGCAATGGGCCGCCTCTTGCTCACCGAACTCGGCCACGACGGCCACCCCTCGTGGGCTGTCGTGCGCCCCGCGTCAAGCATCCACGCCATTACTGAACACGTCACCCGCAGCGGCTACGCGATGCAGAACGGGGAACTGCAACCAGGGCACGGATGCATCGCCGTAGCCATCCGCGACGATCACGATGTGCTCGTGGCTGGCCTCGCCGTCTCGATGCCCGGAGTGCGGGTCGAGAACCCTGCCAAGATCGTCGACTCCCTCAGGGAAGCCGCGCAGGGGTTGGCGCCGCTGTTGTCATGA
- a CDS encoding phosphotransferase family protein, translated as MTVVEVDGVIAAVSEKLGRAITLVRPLAGGQHATTLVVADSTAEYVVRVFPTLDDAVVHEPPILDRVAALGERVPRLVATGQFGESPFIVTSVVPGGPPSPDVPLRRVAEQMAAVLAQIHELDSVGLRTLSWETPKGVSAIETRGRGAWQQLDRADRVLTHYDFWCGNALWEGDVLTGVVDWSGARSAPRGLDVSWCRLDLVLLGSIDAADHFLAEYERESGHSLPDIQAWDLVAAARSASRVETWAPNYLGVGYSDLTESALRARMDDWTARLCVS; from the coding sequence GTGACGGTTGTGGAGGTGGATGGCGTTATCGCCGCAGTGTCGGAGAAGCTGGGTCGCGCGATCACGCTCGTTCGACCGCTGGCTGGCGGCCAGCACGCGACGACGCTTGTGGTCGCGGACTCGACCGCCGAGTATGTCGTCAGAGTGTTCCCGACACTGGACGATGCGGTCGTGCACGAGCCACCAATCCTCGACCGAGTCGCTGCTCTGGGGGAGCGTGTGCCGCGGCTCGTCGCTACCGGTCAGTTCGGCGAATCCCCGTTCATCGTCACGTCGGTGGTCCCCGGCGGCCCGCCCTCACCCGACGTGCCACTGCGCAGGGTCGCAGAGCAGATGGCGGCGGTATTGGCCCAGATCCACGAACTCGACAGTGTCGGCCTCCGAACCCTGTCGTGGGAAACCCCGAAGGGTGTCAGCGCGATAGAGACTCGTGGGCGCGGGGCGTGGCAGCAACTTGATCGGGCTGACCGCGTTCTCACTCACTACGATTTTTGGTGCGGAAATGCCCTGTGGGAGGGTGACGTGCTCACCGGTGTCGTCGATTGGTCGGGCGCTCGCAGCGCTCCACGCGGCTTGGATGTGTCATGGTGCCGCCTCGACCTCGTGCTCCTCGGATCCATCGATGCGGCAGATCATTTTCTCGCGGAATACGAGCGCGAATCGGGGCACTCCCTTCCCGACATCCAGGCATGGGATCTGGTGGCTGCCGCCCGGTCGGCCTCGCGCGTTGAAACCTGGGCCCCCAACTATCTCGGTGTCGGATACAGCGACCTCACTGAGAGCGCCCTCCGCGCGCGGATGGATGATTGGACTGCACGCCTCTGCGTCAGCTGA
- a CDS encoding tetratricopeptide repeat protein, translating into MNLDDELDRIFAARDRENMQPTIDSLLPLYASHSQNARVLYELGGAYDTAGQEETARGFYEGALAAGLEGDLLRRCYVQYGSTLRNLGEYDKSRAVFATARGAFPESAALGAFEAITLHAAGRHDAAVAALLDLVVEFVPSPDIDRYKAAISGNAAYIRSLEKKRPELSA; encoded by the coding sequence ATGAATCTAGACGATGAGCTTGACCGGATCTTCGCCGCCAGGGACCGGGAAAACATGCAGCCAACAATAGATTCGTTGCTTCCCCTCTACGCCTCGCATTCCCAGAACGCTCGAGTGCTCTATGAGCTGGGAGGGGCGTATGACACGGCTGGCCAGGAAGAAACAGCCCGGGGTTTTTATGAGGGCGCTCTCGCCGCCGGGCTGGAGGGCGATCTGCTCCGCCGTTGCTACGTTCAGTACGGCTCGACGCTCAGAAACCTGGGCGAATACGACAAATCCCGGGCGGTGTTTGCGACAGCACGCGGCGCATTTCCGGAGTCCGCTGCGCTGGGTGCTTTTGAGGCGATTACGTTGCACGCCGCCGGGCGGCATGATGCGGCCGTCGCAGCGCTCCTCGATCTAGTGGTGGAGTTCGTTCCTTCTCCCGACATAGACCGGTACAAGGCGGCGATCAGTGGGAATGCGGCGTACATCCGTTCCTTGGAAAAGAAGCGGCCGGAGCTTTCGGCTTAG